A window from Glaciimonas sp. PCH181 encodes these proteins:
- the cpaB gene encoding Flp pilus assembly protein CpaB, whose protein sequence is MKNTRAFVMIGISILIALVAVVLASRWIAEQANLSTNKVAVAAVDINLGTRVTPEMLRLADWPAGSVPAGTFTDLKLLDTRVARVSLLRGEPLMESKLAPEGATGGLSAVVADGKRAMTVRVNDVIGVAGFALPGNFVDILVSTQDEATKNGNKDLNISKLVLERILVLAVAQEAGRDETKPKVVSAVTLEVSPEQAEKLDLARSVGQLSLVLRNQIDLKPTQTGGATKQSLLYTTAVAPVTPTPAPQKVVVIVKAKKPAVKVARLLPEEQCQQVITGTGYVTHCY, encoded by the coding sequence ATGAAAAATACCAGAGCATTTGTGATGATCGGCATATCGATCCTTATCGCGCTTGTCGCCGTGGTGCTGGCGTCGCGCTGGATTGCCGAGCAAGCTAATTTGAGCACCAATAAAGTCGCCGTGGCGGCAGTGGATATTAATCTTGGCACGCGTGTTACGCCGGAAATGTTGCGACTGGCAGACTGGCCAGCTGGCAGCGTACCGGCTGGAACCTTCACCGATTTAAAGCTGCTGGATACCCGCGTGGCGCGAGTCAGCCTGTTGCGGGGCGAGCCATTGATGGAATCCAAACTAGCACCGGAAGGCGCGACCGGCGGTTTGTCAGCGGTGGTTGCCGATGGCAAACGGGCGATGACGGTGCGTGTAAATGACGTCATCGGTGTAGCCGGTTTTGCACTCCCGGGGAACTTTGTCGACATTCTGGTCAGTACGCAGGACGAGGCCACCAAAAACGGCAATAAGGATTTGAATATTTCCAAATTGGTACTAGAGCGGATTCTGGTGTTGGCGGTGGCGCAAGAAGCCGGACGCGATGAAACCAAACCAAAAGTCGTCAGCGCCGTGACGCTGGAAGTCTCACCCGAGCAGGCAGAAAAGCTGGATCTTGCACGCAGCGTCGGGCAGTTGTCGCTGGTCTTGCGCAATCAGATCGATCTGAAGCCGACACAGACTGGCGGCGCGACCAAACAAAGCTTGTTGTACACAACTGCAGTCGCGCCGGTGACGCCAACGCCTGCACCGCAAAAAGTAGTGGTAATCGTCAAGGCGAAAAAACCGGCCGTTAAAGTCGCCCGCTTGTTGCCCGAAGAGCAGTGCCAGCAAGTTATTACCGGCACCGGCTATGTCACGCATTGCTATTAA